From Saccharothrix espanaensis DSM 44229, the proteins below share one genomic window:
- a CDS encoding NUDIX domain-containing protein — protein sequence METLGSREVYANPWMTVREDPIRRADGTTGIYGVVDKPDYALVIPLDGERLRLVEQYRYPLGMRRWEFPQGTAPEGEDEEPLALAARELREETGLRAGELVELGLLDVAAGMSSQRGRVFLATRLTEGFHEREHEEQDMRSAWFPRAEFEAMVARGDITDAQSIAAYTLLLLHENAQP from the coding sequence GTGGAAACCCTCGGATCGCGTGAGGTGTACGCGAACCCTTGGATGACGGTCCGCGAGGACCCGATCCGACGTGCCGACGGCACGACCGGCATCTACGGCGTGGTCGACAAGCCCGACTACGCGCTGGTCATCCCGCTGGACGGGGAACGCCTGCGGCTGGTCGAGCAGTACCGCTACCCGCTGGGCATGAGGCGCTGGGAGTTCCCCCAGGGCACCGCGCCGGAGGGGGAGGACGAGGAGCCGCTCGCGCTCGCCGCGCGCGAGCTGCGCGAGGAGACCGGCCTGCGCGCCGGGGAGCTGGTCGAGCTGGGCCTGCTCGACGTCGCGGCCGGCATGTCCAGCCAGCGCGGCCGGGTGTTCCTGGCGACCCGGCTCACCGAGGGCTTCCACGAGCGGGAGCACGAGGAGCAGGACATGCGCTCGGCGTGGTTCCCGCGCGCGGAGTTCGAGGCGATGGTGGCGCGCGGCGACATCACCGACGCCCAGTCGATCGCCGCCTACACCCTGCTCCTGCTGCACGAGAACGCGCAGCCGTGA
- a CDS encoding GNAT family N-acetyltransferase has protein sequence MRDVVELLSADVLADAGELADLLTDAVADGASVGFLAPLPRPHAVSWWRARAAAVANGVLSVWVARVDGRVEGTVQVRFTTTLNGTHRAKIIKLIVLRRARRAGLGRELLAAAEKCAADRGASLLTLATKTGSPAEALFRSAGWTEVGVIPDYAADPTGELRPTTMYYKRV, from the coding sequence GTGAGGGACGTCGTGGAGTTGCTGTCCGCCGACGTGCTGGCGGACGCGGGCGAGCTCGCGGACCTGCTCACCGACGCCGTGGCCGACGGCGCGTCGGTCGGTTTCCTGGCCCCGCTGCCCCGGCCGCACGCCGTGTCGTGGTGGCGGGCCCGCGCGGCGGCCGTGGCCAACGGCGTGCTGTCGGTGTGGGTGGCCCGGGTCGACGGGCGCGTCGAGGGCACCGTCCAGGTCCGGTTCACCACCACGCTCAACGGCACGCACCGCGCGAAGATCATCAAGCTGATCGTGCTGCGGCGGGCCCGCCGCGCCGGGCTGGGCCGGGAACTGCTGGCGGCGGCCGAGAAGTGCGCGGCGGACCGGGGCGCGAGCCTGCTCACCCTGGCCACCAAGACCGGGTCGCCCGCCGAGGCGCTGTTCCGGTCGGCGGGCTGGACCGAGGTGGGCGTGATCCCGGACTACGCGGCCGACCCGACCGGCGAGCTGCGGCCGACCACGATGTACTACAAGCGGGTCTAG
- a CDS encoding enoyl-CoA hydratase-related protein, whose protein sequence is MAEYQHIRVEPADGVVRVTMDRARKRNSLSAEHLAELLSAFRAIAATDAAGVVLAGEGPVFSAGHDFADVAARDLEGVRDLLTLCTDLMRTIESVPQVVIARVHGLATAAGCQLVASCDLAVASEDAGFALPGGKAGWFCHTPAVPVARAVGRKRLMELALTGDVIDARTAEQWGLVNKVVPAAELDDAVADLLGRATRGSRASKALGKQTLYAQLDRPEADAYAIAVEVMAAASQTPAAKEGMVSFLEKRPAEWTD, encoded by the coding sequence ATGGCCGAATACCAGCACATTCGCGTCGAACCGGCGGACGGCGTCGTGCGCGTCACGATGGACCGGGCCCGCAAGCGGAACTCGCTGTCCGCCGAGCACCTGGCGGAGCTGCTCTCGGCGTTCCGCGCGATCGCGGCGACCGACGCGGCCGGGGTCGTCCTGGCCGGTGAGGGCCCGGTGTTCTCGGCCGGCCACGACTTCGCCGACGTCGCCGCCCGCGACCTGGAGGGCGTGCGCGACCTGCTGACCCTGTGCACGGACCTGATGCGCACCATCGAATCCGTGCCGCAGGTCGTCATCGCGCGGGTGCACGGCCTGGCCACGGCCGCCGGCTGCCAGCTCGTCGCGTCCTGCGACCTGGCGGTGGCGTCCGAGGACGCCGGGTTCGCCCTGCCGGGCGGCAAGGCCGGCTGGTTCTGCCACACGCCGGCGGTGCCGGTGGCGCGGGCCGTCGGGCGCAAGCGGCTGATGGAGCTCGCGCTGACCGGCGACGTGATCGACGCGCGGACCGCCGAGCAGTGGGGGCTGGTCAACAAGGTGGTGCCGGCCGCCGAGCTGGACGACGCCGTCGCCGACCTGCTGGGCCGGGCCACCCGCGGCAGCCGGGCGAGCAAGGCGTTGGGCAAGCAGACCCTCTACGCCCAGCTGGACCGGCCCGAGGCCGACGCGTACGCCATCGCCGTCGAGGTGATGGCCGCCGCGTCCCAGACGCCCGCCGCGAAGGAGGGCATGGTGTCGTTCCTGGAGAAGCGCCCGGCGGAGTGGACCGACTAG
- a CDS encoding GlxA family transcriptional regulator, which produces MLTIGVLVLPGSRTFDISVVGEVWAVPRVDSGVPPSEVRVCAPGRVATPTHPVGVMPATHGLSGLRGCDLVVVPGRVDPFAEVPRSVVRALRAFDGTVAALCSGAFTLAAAGMLDGRAATTHWRLLDALEHKAPAATVLRDVLFADEGDVLTSAGVVGGLDLCLHLVRRVHGADVAAALARRLVMPPTREGGQRQYVDPPLPHRTERGGLSATVDWAVGRLAEPIGVGDLAVHAGLSERTFHRVFLAATGSTPGRWLQTQRVLLAQRLLETTDLTVHRVAERSGLGTAANLRRRLRAELGVAPDAYRRTFRVPTAS; this is translated from the coding sequence ATGCTCACGATCGGCGTGCTGGTGTTGCCGGGCAGTCGGACGTTCGACATCTCGGTGGTCGGCGAGGTCTGGGCGGTGCCCCGGGTCGACTCCGGCGTGCCGCCGTCCGAGGTCCGGGTGTGCGCGCCGGGACGGGTCGCCACGCCGACGCACCCGGTGGGCGTCATGCCCGCGACGCACGGGCTGTCCGGGCTGAGGGGGTGCGACCTCGTCGTCGTGCCGGGGCGGGTGGACCCGTTCGCGGAGGTGCCCCGATCGGTGGTCCGGGCGCTGCGGGCGTTCGACGGCACGGTCGCGGCGCTGTGCTCCGGGGCCTTCACGCTGGCCGCGGCCGGGATGCTCGACGGGCGCGCGGCGACCACGCACTGGCGCTTGCTGGATGCGTTGGAGCACAAGGCACCTGCGGCGACGGTGTTGCGGGACGTGCTGTTCGCCGACGAGGGTGACGTGCTGACCTCGGCGGGCGTGGTCGGCGGGCTGGACCTGTGCCTGCACCTGGTGCGGCGGGTGCACGGCGCGGACGTGGCCGCCGCGCTGGCCCGCCGGCTGGTGATGCCGCCGACCCGGGAGGGCGGGCAGCGGCAGTACGTGGACCCGCCGCTGCCGCACCGGACCGAGCGCGGCGGGCTGTCGGCCACGGTCGACTGGGCGGTGGGCAGGCTGGCCGAGCCGATCGGCGTCGGCGACCTCGCGGTGCACGCGGGGCTGAGCGAGCGGACGTTCCACCGGGTGTTCCTGGCCGCCACCGGCAGCACGCCGGGGCGGTGGTTGCAGACCCAGCGGGTGCTGCTGGCGCAACGGTTGCTGGAGACCACGGACCTGACCGTGCACCGGGTGGCCGAGCGGTCCGGGCTGGGCACCGCCGCGAACCTGCGGCGGCGGCTGCGGGCCGAACTCGGTGTCGCGCCCGACGCCTACCGCCGCACGTTCCGGGTGCCTACGGCCTCGTGA
- a CDS encoding cysteine hydrolase family protein yields the protein MTNKVLILIDVQRGFDSPAWGTRNNPDAEANIAALLAAWTGPLVLVRHDSSKGSLSPGQDGNRFKPELADAAPDLMFAKKVNSAFHGEVDLHAWLTNRGITEIVLAGIQTNMCVETTARVAGNLGYDVKVVLDATFTFGIEDLTADQLYQATATNLRSGGFAEIKSTKDYL from the coding sequence ATGACGAACAAGGTGCTGATCCTGATCGACGTCCAGCGCGGCTTCGACTCCCCGGCCTGGGGCACCCGCAACAACCCCGACGCGGAGGCCAACATCGCCGCCCTCCTCGCCGCGTGGACCGGCCCGCTCGTGCTGGTGCGCCACGACTCCAGCAAGGGCTCGCTGAGCCCCGGCCAGGACGGCAACCGGTTCAAGCCGGAACTGGCCGACGCCGCGCCCGACCTGATGTTCGCGAAGAAGGTGAACTCGGCGTTCCACGGCGAGGTCGACCTGCACGCGTGGCTGACCAACCGCGGCATCACCGAGATCGTGCTGGCCGGCATCCAGACCAACATGTGCGTCGAGACGACCGCCCGCGTGGCCGGGAACCTGGGCTACGACGTCAAGGTCGTCCTGGACGCGACCTTCACCTTCGGCATCGAGGACCTCACCGCCGACCAGCTCTACCAGGCCACCGCCACCAACCTCCGCAGCGGCGGCTTCGCCGAAATCAAGTCCACAAAGGACTACCTCTGA
- a CDS encoding protein meaA: MPYPADRERDRPWVMRTYAGHSSATASNELYRRNLDKGQTGLSVAFDLPTQTGYDPDDELARGEVGKVGVPISHLGDMRRLFDRIPLGEANTSMTINATAMWLLALYVSVAEEQGADRAALSGTTQNDIIKEYLSRGTYVFPPGPSLRLITDMVAWTVSNVPKWNPINICSYHLQEVGATPAQEIAYSMSTAIAVLDSVFDSGQVPEERRGEVVARISFFVNAGVRFIEEMCKMRAFVRIWDEITRDRYGIENPKHRRFRYGVQVNSLGLTEAQPENNVQRIVLEMLAVSLSRDARARAIQLPAWNEALGLPRPWDQQWALRMQQVLAYETDLLEYDDLFEGSKVVEAKVEEIVTGARAEIDRVQAMGGAVAAVESGYMKSALVSSLADRRRRVESGEDVVVGVNKFATTEPSPLQAEGANAIETIDPIVEQHAVEAIRQWRDGRDETLVASTLDDLRAAAKTDRNLVESTIACAKAGVTTGEWASALRGTFGEYRAPTGVSAASASGEAGAEIARVRERVRATGEELGERLRILVGKPGLDGHSNGAEQVAVRARDVGFEVVYQGIRLTPAQIVAAAVQEDVHVVGLSILSGSHLEVVPAVVDGLRAAGAGDVPVIVGGIVPPDDADKLRDRGIARVFTPKDYELTQIMDEIVSVIREANGL, encoded by the coding sequence GTGCCGTACCCGGCCGACCGCGAGCGCGACCGCCCGTGGGTGATGCGCACTTACGCGGGACACTCCAGCGCCACCGCCTCGAACGAGCTCTACCGCCGCAACCTGGACAAGGGGCAGACCGGCCTCTCCGTGGCGTTCGACCTGCCCACGCAGACCGGCTACGACCCCGACGACGAACTCGCCCGGGGCGAGGTCGGCAAGGTCGGCGTGCCGATCAGCCACCTCGGCGACATGCGCCGGTTGTTCGACCGGATCCCGCTCGGCGAGGCGAACACCTCGATGACGATCAACGCGACGGCCATGTGGCTGCTCGCGCTCTACGTCAGCGTGGCCGAGGAGCAGGGCGCGGACCGGGCCGCGCTGTCCGGCACGACGCAGAACGACATCATCAAGGAGTACCTCTCCCGGGGCACCTACGTGTTCCCGCCCGGCCCCAGCCTGCGGCTGATCACCGACATGGTCGCGTGGACCGTGTCGAACGTGCCGAAGTGGAACCCGATCAACATCTGCTCGTACCACCTCCAGGAGGTCGGTGCGACGCCGGCGCAGGAGATCGCGTACTCGATGTCGACGGCGATCGCCGTGCTCGACTCGGTGTTCGACTCCGGCCAGGTGCCCGAGGAACGGCGCGGCGAGGTGGTCGCGCGCATCTCGTTCTTCGTCAACGCCGGGGTGCGGTTCATCGAGGAGATGTGCAAGATGCGGGCGTTCGTCCGCATCTGGGACGAGATCACCCGCGACCGCTACGGCATCGAGAACCCCAAGCACCGGCGCTTCCGCTACGGCGTGCAGGTCAACTCGCTGGGGTTGACCGAAGCCCAGCCGGAGAACAACGTGCAGCGGATCGTGCTGGAGATGCTGGCCGTCTCCCTGTCGCGCGACGCGCGTGCGCGGGCGATCCAGCTGCCGGCGTGGAACGAGGCGCTCGGCCTGCCCCGGCCGTGGGACCAGCAGTGGGCGTTGCGGATGCAGCAGGTGCTGGCCTACGAGACGGACCTGCTGGAGTACGACGACCTGTTCGAGGGCTCCAAGGTGGTGGAGGCCAAGGTCGAGGAGATCGTGACGGGCGCGCGGGCCGAGATCGACCGGGTGCAGGCGATGGGCGGCGCGGTCGCGGCCGTCGAGTCCGGGTACATGAAGTCGGCGCTCGTGTCGTCGTTGGCCGATCGGCGCCGGCGGGTCGAGTCCGGCGAAGACGTGGTCGTGGGCGTGAACAAGTTCGCCACCACCGAACCCTCGCCGTTGCAGGCCGAGGGCGCGAACGCCATCGAGACCATCGACCCGATCGTCGAGCAGCACGCCGTGGAAGCCATCCGGCAGTGGCGGGACGGGCGGGACGAGACGCTGGTGGCGTCCACTTTGGACGATCTGCGGGCGGCGGCGAAGACCGACCGGAACCTGGTCGAGTCGACCATCGCGTGCGCCAAGGCCGGCGTCACGACCGGCGAGTGGGCCTCCGCTTTGCGCGGGACGTTCGGCGAGTACCGCGCTCCCACCGGGGTTTCGGCGGCTTCGGCGTCCGGTGAGGCGGGAGCGGAGATCGCGCGGGTGCGCGAGCGGGTGCGGGCCACCGGCGAGGAACTGGGCGAGCGGCTGCGGATCCTGGTCGGCAAGCCGGGGCTGGACGGGCACTCCAACGGCGCGGAGCAGGTCGCCGTCCGGGCCCGTGACGTCGGGTTCGAGGTGGTCTACCAGGGGATCCGGCTCACGCCCGCGCAGATCGTCGCGGCGGCGGTGCAGGAGGACGTGCACGTGGTCGGGCTGTCGATCCTGTCCGGCTCGCACCTGGAGGTCGTGCCGGCGGTGGTGGACGGGCTGCGCGCGGCCGGGGCCGGTGACGTGCCGGTCATCGTCGGGGGCATCGTGCCGCCCGACGACGCCGACAAGCTCCGGGATCGGGGAATCGCCCGAGTGTTCACGCCCAAGGACTACGAGTTGACGCAGATCATGGACGAGATCGTGTCGGTGATTCGTGAGGCGAATGGGTTGTAG
- a CDS encoding DinB family protein produces the protein MTTKSHLHHYLKQAREAIVWKLDGLSEYDIRRPLTPTGTNLLGLVKHLASVESGYLGNVFGRPFPEDVPALRDDAEQNADMWATADESRADVIAFYRRVWTHSDATVESLDTDATGKVPWWPEERRTVTLDQIMIHMIAETNRHAGHADIVRELVDGQAGHRAEVDNMAEGDRTWWHDYHARLEATARHFQAT, from the coding sequence ATGACCACGAAGTCACACCTGCACCACTACCTGAAACAGGCCCGGGAAGCCATAGTCTGGAAACTCGACGGCCTGTCCGAGTACGACATCCGCCGTCCGCTCACCCCGACCGGAACCAACCTGCTGGGCCTGGTCAAGCACCTGGCGTCAGTGGAGAGCGGCTACCTGGGCAACGTCTTCGGCCGCCCGTTCCCGGAGGACGTCCCGGCCCTGCGCGACGACGCGGAGCAGAACGCGGACATGTGGGCGACAGCCGACGAATCCCGAGCGGACGTCATCGCCTTCTACCGCCGCGTCTGGACCCACTCGGACGCCACGGTCGAGTCCCTGGACACCGACGCGACCGGCAAGGTCCCCTGGTGGCCGGAAGAACGCCGCACGGTGACCCTCGACCAGATCATGATCCACATGATCGCGGAGACCAACCGCCACGCGGGCCACGCGGACATCGTCCGAGAACTGGTCGACGGCCAAGCGGGCCACCGCGCGGAAGTGGACAACATGGCCGAAGGCGACCGCACCTGGTGGCACGACTACCACGCCCGACTAGAAGCCACCGCCCGCCACTTCCAGGCCACCTGA
- the murA gene encoding UDP-N-acetylglucosamine 1-carboxyvinyltransferase, which produces MSEHFRVQGGARLVGEVEVVGAKNSVLKLMAAALLAEGTTTITNCPEILDVPLMADVLRSLGCEVTLSGDVATITTPAELNHRADSEAMGKLRASVCVLGPLVGRCRRAVVALPGGDAIGSRPLDMHQNGLRKLGAHSEIEHGCVVAEAEGLHGAQIWLDFPSVGATENILMAAVLANGTTVIDNAAREPEIVDICVMLQEMGAKIEGAGTSTLTVHGVESLRPTEHRVIGDRIVGATWAFAATMTRGDITVRGVNPHHLDLVLEKLRMAGAEVTTFDGSDGSGVQGFRVVQDGRPQSVDFVTLPYPGFATDLQPFAIALSSVSEGTSMITENLFEARFRFIEEMVRMSADARTDGHHAVVRGVERLSSAPVWASDIRAGAGLVLAGLCADGATEVYEIFHIERGYPGFVENLRKLGATVERVAP; this is translated from the coding sequence GTGAGCGAGCACTTCCGGGTTCAGGGCGGTGCGCGGCTGGTCGGCGAGGTCGAGGTCGTCGGCGCGAAGAACAGCGTGCTGAAGCTGATGGCCGCCGCGCTGCTGGCGGAGGGCACGACCACCATCACCAACTGCCCGGAGATCCTGGACGTGCCGCTGATGGCGGACGTCCTGCGCAGCCTCGGTTGTGAGGTGACGTTGTCCGGCGACGTGGCGACCATCACCACGCCCGCCGAGCTCAACCACCGCGCCGACTCCGAGGCGATGGGCAAGCTGCGCGCCTCGGTGTGCGTGCTGGGCCCGCTGGTGGGTCGGTGCCGGAGGGCCGTCGTGGCGTTGCCGGGTGGTGACGCGATCGGCTCCCGGCCGCTGGACATGCACCAGAACGGGCTGCGCAAGCTCGGCGCGCACAGCGAGATCGAGCACGGGTGCGTCGTCGCCGAGGCCGAAGGGCTGCACGGCGCGCAGATCTGGCTGGACTTCCCGAGCGTGGGGGCCACCGAGAACATCCTGATGGCCGCCGTGCTGGCGAACGGCACCACGGTCATCGACAACGCCGCGCGCGAGCCCGAGATCGTGGACATCTGCGTGATGCTCCAGGAGATGGGCGCGAAGATCGAAGGCGCGGGCACGTCGACGCTCACGGTCCACGGGGTGGAGTCGTTGCGCCCCACCGAACACCGCGTGATCGGTGACCGGATCGTCGGTGCCACGTGGGCGTTCGCGGCCACGATGACGCGGGGTGACATCACCGTGCGCGGCGTGAACCCGCACCACCTGGACCTGGTGCTGGAGAAGCTGCGGATGGCCGGCGCGGAGGTCACCACGTTCGACGGCTCGGACGGGTCCGGGGTCCAGGGGTTCCGGGTGGTGCAGGACGGGCGTCCGCAGTCGGTGGACTTCGTGACGCTGCCCTACCCCGGCTTCGCCACCGACCTCCAGCCGTTCGCGATCGCGCTGTCGAGCGTGTCCGAGGGCACCTCGATGATCACCGAGAACCTGTTCGAAGCGCGGTTCCGGTTCATCGAGGAGATGGTGCGGATGAGCGCGGACGCCCGGACGGACGGCCACCACGCGGTGGTGCGCGGGGTGGAGCGGTTGTCGAGCGCGCCGGTGTGGGCGTCGGACATCCGGGCGGGGGCCGGCCTGGTCCTGGCCGGTCTGTGCGCGGACGGCGCCACCGAGGTGTACGAGATCTTCCACATCGAGCGCGGGTACCCGGGCTTTGTGGAGAACCTGCGCAAGCTCGGCGCTACGGTCGAGCGCGTCGCACCGTAG
- a CDS encoding cob(I)yrinic acid a,c-diamide adenosyltransferase — MAVHLTRIYTRVGDDGTTGLGDFTRVPKTSPRITAYADVDETNASLGVALALGALADDVREVVRKVQNDLFDVGADLCTPVAPNPEHPPLRITQPYVDRLEAWCDEYNTRVGKLDSFILNGGTPGAALLHQARTIARRAERSTWTLLEAEPDTTNTLPAKYLNRLSDLLFILARVANPDGDVLWQPGGNA; from the coding sequence ATGGCGGTTCACCTCACCAGGATCTACACCCGGGTAGGCGACGACGGCACCACGGGCCTCGGCGACTTCACCCGCGTCCCGAAAACGTCCCCCCGGATCACCGCGTACGCGGACGTGGACGAAACCAACGCGTCCTTGGGCGTCGCCCTGGCCCTGGGAGCCCTCGCGGACGACGTACGCGAGGTCGTCCGCAAGGTGCAGAACGACCTCTTCGACGTGGGCGCGGACCTCTGCACCCCGGTAGCCCCGAACCCCGAACACCCGCCGCTGCGGATCACCCAGCCCTACGTGGACCGCTTGGAAGCCTGGTGTGACGAGTACAACACCAGGGTGGGCAAGCTGGATTCGTTCATCCTCAACGGCGGCACCCCCGGCGCGGCCCTGCTCCACCAGGCCCGCACGATCGCCCGGAGGGCGGAACGCAGCACCTGGACCCTGCTGGAAGCCGAGCCGGACACGACCAACACCCTCCCGGCCAAGTACCTGAACCGCCTGTCGGACCTGCTGTTCATCCTCGCGAGGGTTGCGAACCCGGACGGCGACGTCCTCTGGCAGCCAGGCGGCAACGCCTAA
- a CDS encoding DUF2550 domain-containing protein, producing MGIAEVVGVVLFVAVVLLAYFAWRRIRLLRAGGVHVALRSRLDVSGRGWHLGVGHYRGDTFVWSRVLSLRTGPDRVIDRDGFEIDDRREPTASETYAMPTGAVVLKCSGAKGESVEIAMGPDALTGFLSWLESAPPGRSIPWAS from the coding sequence GTGGGGATCGCCGAAGTCGTCGGGGTGGTCCTGTTCGTGGCGGTGGTGCTCCTCGCGTACTTCGCGTGGCGCCGGATCCGCCTGCTTCGTGCTGGAGGGGTGCATGTCGCCCTGCGGTCGAGGCTCGACGTGAGCGGTCGGGGATGGCATCTCGGCGTCGGGCACTACCGCGGGGATACGTTCGTGTGGTCGCGGGTGCTGAGCCTGCGCACCGGCCCGGACCGGGTGATCGACCGGGACGGCTTCGAGATCGACGACCGCCGCGAGCCGACGGCGTCGGAGACGTACGCGATGCCGACGGGCGCGGTGGTGCTGAAGTGCAGCGGGGCCAAGGGCGAATCCGTGGAGATCGCCATGGGCCCGGACGCGCTGACCGGCTTCCTGTCCTGGCTGGAATCGGCCCCCCCGGGCCGCTCCATCCCCTGGGCATCCTGA
- a CDS encoding F0F1 ATP synthase subunit epsilon — MADMTVQLVAVERRLWSGTATSVVAQTTEGEIGILPGHEPVLGQLVEGGVVRIRTVDNELVTAAVHGGFLSVTGEGVSILAEAAELANEIDVDEARSALTNADDVERARAIARLRAAGHSA, encoded by the coding sequence TGACCGTCCAGCTCGTCGCGGTGGAACGCCGCCTGTGGTCAGGAACGGCCACTTCGGTGGTCGCGCAGACGACCGAGGGCGAGATCGGCATCCTGCCCGGCCACGAGCCCGTGCTGGGCCAGCTGGTCGAGGGTGGCGTGGTCCGGATCCGCACGGTGGACAACGAACTGGTGACCGCGGCCGTCCACGGCGGGTTCCTGTCGGTGACGGGTGAGGGAGTGAGCATCCTCGCCGAGGCGGCCGAACTGGCCAACGAGATCGACGTGGACGAGGCCAGGTCGGCGCTCACGAACGCCGACGACGTGGAGCGCGCCAGGGCCATCGCGCGGCTCCGCGCCGCGGGACACTCGGCCTGA